One window of the Novipirellula caenicola genome contains the following:
- a CDS encoding sulfatase family protein, translating into MFVSGVVDRASANEPASKPNILFIFADDWGWGDLGCHGHPYVKTPNIDRLAREGTDFHRFTVASGVCSPSRTAVMTGHFPARYNIDGHFAWVPSNAKRNMPDWLDVNAVTMPRLLKSAGYATAHFGKWHLSNDMIPDSPSPGEYGYDTYGAFNCSGEQMPVHEDADNAIEFIENSNQAGKPFFINLWVHEPHTPFHVVPKYRWRFRDSGLEETDEIYASVLAHADDRIGEVLDTLDRLGLSDNTLVIFSSDNGPARGRPDATLDLTYDTATGAGFGIAASKGITAGRKGYKASLFEGGINVPFIARWPGKIAAGKVDDRLMISAVDLLPTFCELAGAELPPSYTPDGMSQLSQLQGQSSDGRSKPLFWKMNGHGKPKSENSYHWVSYCIVDQNWKLLANEDASYVELYDIVEDAYEKTDLKDRHPEVASELVDKIEKWKTSLPAKPNAKNFSSLRR; encoded by the coding sequence ATGTTTGTATCAGGCGTCGTCGACCGAGCTTCGGCGAATGAACCTGCGAGCAAACCGAACATCCTGTTTATCTTTGCCGACGATTGGGGATGGGGCGATCTTGGATGCCACGGTCATCCGTATGTAAAAACCCCCAACATCGATCGGCTGGCTCGCGAAGGTACGGATTTCCATCGCTTTACGGTCGCCAGCGGCGTTTGTTCCCCGAGTCGCACCGCGGTCATGACGGGGCACTTTCCGGCCCGCTACAACATCGACGGACACTTTGCCTGGGTGCCCAGCAATGCCAAACGCAATATGCCGGATTGGTTGGATGTCAACGCAGTCACGATGCCACGACTGCTGAAGTCGGCTGGATATGCGACGGCCCACTTCGGCAAATGGCACTTGTCCAACGACATGATCCCCGATTCGCCGTCGCCGGGTGAATATGGATACGACACCTACGGCGCGTTCAATTGTTCGGGCGAACAAATGCCCGTGCACGAGGACGCTGACAACGCGATTGAATTCATTGAAAACAGCAATCAAGCTGGCAAGCCGTTCTTCATCAATTTGTGGGTGCATGAACCCCACACGCCGTTCCACGTGGTACCCAAATATCGCTGGCGATTTCGCGATAGCGGACTCGAGGAAACGGATGAGATTTATGCATCCGTGCTGGCCCACGCTGACGATCGAATTGGCGAGGTCCTTGATACACTTGACCGGCTCGGTTTAAGCGACAACACCTTGGTGATCTTCAGCTCGGACAATGGTCCTGCTCGGGGGAGACCAGATGCGACACTCGATCTAACCTACGACACGGCGACTGGCGCCGGGTTTGGGATTGCCGCATCCAAAGGCATCACCGCAGGCCGCAAAGGCTATAAAGCATCCCTGTTCGAAGGCGGCATCAACGTTCCGTTTATCGCACGATGGCCGGGCAAGATTGCCGCTGGCAAAGTGGACGATCGGCTGATGATTTCCGCCGTCGATTTGCTGCCGACGTTTTGCGAATTGGCTGGTGCCGAATTGCCTCCGTCGTACACCCCTGATGGGATGAGCCAGTTGAGTCAGCTACAAGGCCAATCAAGCGATGGTCGCAGCAAGCCGCTGTTTTGGAAGATGAATGGGCATGGCAAACCGAAAAGCGAGAACAGCTATCACTGGGTGTCGTACTGCATCGTCGATCAAAATTGGAAGTTGCTCGCCAACGAAGACGCTTCCTACGTCGAACTCTATGACATCGTCGAAGATGCTTACGAGAAAACGGACTTGAAAGACCGTCACCCGGAAGTGGCG
- a CDS encoding DUF1559 domain-containing protein, giving the protein MNGKRVDRGFTLVELLVVIAIIGVLVGLLLPAVQAAREAARRMSCSNNFKQLGLGIHNYHSAYDQLPTHGTGTLLPAPGKSWWEPTPLANNLQLSMLVGVLPFIEQQALWEQISNPSQVGGTWNAMGPTPEEITYVPWTVDIPSYRCPSDPGVGLPALGRTNYAACIGDSCDETAYGPWPNTRTISMTRTRADTAQKAHRGFFKPFDVTKFRDCLDGLANTIAMGEIATSLGDKDNRTVLPNFTAGSNNATMSAIRDNPKACVGVIDPARPRFWTSDSRPTRARGYRWADAKTIFSGMTTILPPNSEICSRTNGDDLNLVGSVSSYHQGGGHVLMGDGAVKFITDSIEAGNSRAGMVWASGTGAQAPGSQSPYGLWGALGTRASKEVIGEF; this is encoded by the coding sequence ATGAATGGTAAGAGAGTAGACCGCGGTTTCACTTTGGTGGAACTGCTAGTCGTGATTGCAATTATCGGAGTGCTTGTCGGCCTACTGTTGCCGGCGGTACAAGCGGCCCGCGAAGCAGCACGGCGGATGAGCTGCAGCAACAATTTCAAGCAATTGGGTCTTGGAATTCATAATTATCATTCCGCCTACGACCAATTGCCCACCCATGGCACGGGAACGCTGCTGCCAGCCCCCGGTAAATCGTGGTGGGAACCGACACCGTTGGCCAACAACCTGCAGTTGAGCATGTTAGTCGGGGTGCTGCCCTTCATTGAGCAGCAAGCATTGTGGGAACAGATTTCCAATCCCAGCCAGGTCGGCGGAACCTGGAACGCGATGGGCCCCACCCCTGAAGAAATCACCTATGTGCCATGGACAGTCGACATCCCATCGTACCGTTGTCCAAGCGATCCCGGCGTCGGTCTTCCCGCGTTGGGGCGAACCAATTACGCCGCCTGTATTGGTGACTCGTGCGACGAAACCGCCTATGGCCCTTGGCCCAACACACGAACGATCAGCATGACCCGAACACGGGCGGATACCGCACAAAAAGCTCATCGCGGCTTCTTCAAACCGTTTGATGTCACGAAGTTCCGTGACTGTTTGGACGGACTAGCCAACACGATCGCAATGGGTGAGATTGCGACTTCGCTCGGTGACAAAGACAACCGGACCGTTCTGCCTAACTTCACCGCAGGTAGCAATAACGCGACGATGAGTGCGATTCGCGATAATCCCAAAGCTTGCGTGGGTGTGATCGATCCGGCACGTCCTCGTTTCTGGACTAGCGACAGCCGCCCCACGCGTGCTCGCGGTTACCGCTGGGCCGATGCCAAGACCATCTTCTCGGGCATGACCACCATTTTGCCACCCAATAGCGAGATCTGCTCGCGTACCAATGGCGATGACCTGAACCTTGTTGGATCGGTATCTAGCTATCACCAAGGCGGCGGTCACGTGTTGATGGGCGACGGTGCGGTGAAATTCATCACCGACTCGATCGAAGCGGGCAACTCGCGAGCGGGCATGGTGTGGGCCTCGGGCACGGGTGCCCAGGCTCCTGGTTCCCAAAGTCCTTACGGGCTGTGGGGTGCACTGGGAACTCGAGCTAGTAAAGAAGTCATCGGCGAATTCTAA
- a CDS encoding signaling protein — MFDFVHFAKPDMNLQKKLKVMKLATTTLLIVLWTAQTSLAADLFVSVSGNDTQPGTKELPVATLQKAKSLAASYAGNEAVTVHVSDGIYYLPEPLVFTPEDSGTKDKRVVYRAEREGGAVLSGGTKLALQWQPYRDGIFQAETPAGLAIDQLFINGSSQRMARYPNYDANKPTDAYQGYAADAFSKERAARWKNPEGGFIHAMHRSRWGGYHYRITGKDADGEVTYEGGWQNNRQMGMHKDFRMVENIFEELDAAGEWFHDAEANKLYYKPDADTDLNTATVEVVRLRHLVEFQGTLDAPVKSITFQGFVFRHAARTFMDTKEPMLRSDWTIYRGGAVMITGSEDIHILDSEFDQVGGNAIFVNQYNRGTLVKGCHIHDCGASGVCFVGDPAAVRDPLFEYGQKNDLAKIDRTPGPKTENYPANGTVEDCLIHGIGRVERQPAGVQIEMAMAITVRDCSIYDCARAGINVGDGAWGGHLIERCDVFDTVLETHDHGSFNSWGRDRYWRRDYLDVSQKAIDADPKLPFLDAFNTTVIRNSRWRCDHGWDIDLDDGSSNYDIYNNLMLQGGLKLREGFRRRAWNNITINNGFHPHVWFNNSQDEVFSNIFMAEHRGARMPSQKAKGKRIDSNLFFSADPKIKDKFVQFGWDLHSIVADPLFIDPASGDFRVAPGSPAFEIGFENFPMDQFGVKKPSLKAIAETPVIPELEIPGQNSPSTDAANTTVAMDWYWLGATLHALEGEEFSAYGVSKQDGGVALLDFPKRSLAAAAGFQENDLVLAINDTKMASAEDLIAAYTRAGNTPLRVRVVRDQETIDLKIEDHPYVAIESASTPAEFSALQLPKAATRKVSANQTTQNEPLKVLTDGELNRDYGPVFQNGVQNGAYKLDLGAVKSVSAITSWSFNQNQKRGVQKLSLFASNANTDPGWKLSDRSRFIPLGTIDTRSAASGDFTAASLRAPDGKSLGNFRWIVWQVSPVSKSRENTAFQELNVEVQQ; from the coding sequence ATGTTCGATTTCGTTCATTTCGCTAAACCCGACATGAACCTGCAAAAGAAACTAAAAGTAATGAAGCTTGCCACCACCACCCTGCTGATTGTTCTTTGGACCGCGCAAACGTCCCTCGCCGCTGATCTGTTTGTCAGCGTGTCTGGCAACGATACCCAACCAGGCACCAAGGAGTTACCCGTAGCGACGTTGCAGAAGGCAAAGTCGCTCGCTGCTTCGTATGCTGGCAACGAAGCGGTCACCGTCCATGTGTCCGATGGCATTTACTATTTGCCCGAACCACTTGTTTTCACCCCCGAAGACTCCGGGACGAAGGACAAACGCGTTGTCTATCGAGCCGAACGCGAAGGCGGTGCAGTGCTGAGCGGCGGAACGAAGCTCGCGTTGCAGTGGCAGCCGTATCGTGACGGTATTTTCCAGGCGGAGACGCCTGCGGGGCTAGCGATTGATCAACTGTTTATCAATGGTTCGAGCCAGCGGATGGCTCGTTATCCAAACTACGACGCCAACAAGCCGACCGATGCCTACCAGGGCTACGCAGCGGACGCGTTTTCGAAAGAGCGAGCGGCACGCTGGAAGAATCCCGAAGGTGGATTCATCCACGCGATGCACCGCAGCCGATGGGGAGGCTACCACTATCGCATTACCGGCAAAGATGCGGACGGGGAAGTCACCTACGAAGGCGGTTGGCAAAACAACCGCCAAATGGGAATGCACAAAGATTTCCGCATGGTGGAAAACATCTTCGAAGAACTTGATGCAGCAGGCGAATGGTTTCACGACGCCGAAGCGAACAAGCTCTATTACAAACCCGACGCGGACACCGATCTAAACACGGCAACCGTCGAGGTGGTTCGACTTCGACACTTAGTTGAATTCCAAGGCACCCTCGATGCGCCAGTAAAATCGATCACTTTTCAAGGATTTGTGTTCCGTCACGCAGCGCGTACGTTCATGGACACCAAAGAACCGATGCTGCGAAGTGACTGGACGATTTATCGTGGCGGCGCCGTGATGATCACGGGCAGCGAGGACATCCACATCCTGGACAGTGAGTTTGACCAGGTTGGCGGCAACGCGATTTTTGTCAACCAATACAATCGCGGCACGCTGGTGAAGGGATGCCACATTCATGACTGTGGAGCCAGCGGCGTTTGTTTTGTTGGCGATCCTGCGGCAGTCCGAGACCCGTTGTTTGAATATGGTCAAAAAAATGATCTCGCCAAGATCGACCGTACACCGGGCCCCAAGACGGAAAACTATCCCGCCAATGGCACGGTCGAGGACTGTTTGATTCACGGAATTGGCCGAGTCGAACGTCAACCCGCGGGAGTCCAGATCGAGATGGCCATGGCGATCACCGTTCGCGACTGTTCGATTTACGACTGTGCCCGCGCCGGAATCAATGTGGGTGACGGTGCCTGGGGAGGCCATTTGATCGAACGCTGCGACGTTTTCGACACCGTGCTAGAGACCCACGATCACGGTTCATTCAACTCGTGGGGCCGTGATCGCTATTGGCGGCGTGACTACTTGGATGTTTCTCAGAAAGCAATTGATGCGGATCCCAAATTACCGTTTCTCGATGCGTTCAACACGACGGTGATCCGCAACAGCCGATGGCGGTGCGATCACGGATGGGATATCGATTTGGACGATGGTTCAAGCAATTACGACATCTACAACAACTTGATGCTGCAGGGCGGTTTGAAGCTGCGAGAAGGATTTCGCCGTCGTGCTTGGAACAACATCACCATCAATAACGGCTTCCATCCGCACGTCTGGTTCAACAACAGCCAAGACGAAGTGTTTTCGAACATTTTCATGGCCGAGCATCGTGGCGCGAGAATGCCCAGCCAGAAGGCCAAAGGAAAACGCATCGACAGCAATCTGTTCTTCTCTGCCGACCCTAAAATCAAAGACAAGTTCGTTCAATTTGGCTGGGACCTGCATTCGATCGTCGCCGACCCACTGTTTATCGATCCGGCAAGCGGCGACTTCCGTGTTGCACCGGGGTCGCCCGCGTTTGAAATCGGCTTTGAAAATTTCCCGATGGATCAATTTGGCGTCAAAAAGCCATCGCTGAAGGCGATCGCGGAAACGCCGGTGATTCCCGAACTTGAAATCCCTGGCCAAAACTCGCCGTCAACTGACGCTGCGAACACCACGGTGGCAATGGACTGGTATTGGTTGGGCGCAACCTTGCATGCGTTAGAGGGCGAAGAGTTCTCAGCCTACGGTGTCAGCAAACAAGACGGAGGCGTGGCTTTGCTTGACTTTCCAAAGCGTTCGTTGGCTGCCGCTGCCGGATTCCAGGAAAACGACTTGGTGCTGGCGATCAATGACACAAAAATGGCCAGCGCCGAGGATCTGATCGCGGCCTACACGCGGGCGGGCAACACGCCGCTACGAGTGCGTGTGGTTCGTGACCAAGAAACGATCGACCTGAAAATCGAGGATCATCCCTATGTCGCGATCGAATCGGCATCGACGCCCGCCGAGTTCTCGGCACTACAGTTGCCAAAGGCAGCGACGAGAAAAGTATCGGCAAACCAAACCACCCAAAACGAACCGCTCAAAGTATTGACCGACGGCGAATTGAACCGTGACTATGGTCCTGTGTTTCAAAACGGGGTTCAAAACGGAGCTTACAAATTGGACCTAGGCGCGGTGAAGTCGGTCTCGGCGATCACCAGTTGGTCGTTCAACCAGAATCAGAAACGCGGCGTCCAGAAGCTGAGCTTGTTCGCCAGCAATGCAAACACCGATCCAGGATGGAAGCTCAGCGACCGCTCGCGTTTCATCCCGCTAGGCACTATCGACACCCGCAGCGCCGCGTCCGGCGACTTCACCGCAGCCTCGCTACGGGCGCCGGACGGCAAGTCCTTGGGCAATTTCCGCTGGATCGTTTGGCAGGTTTCTCCGGTGAGCAAGTCGCGAGAAAACACCGCTTTTCAAGAACTGAATGTCGAAGTCCAGCAATAA
- a CDS encoding DUF1559 domain-containing protein, whose protein sequence is MSFTRKRSGFTLVELLVVIAIIGVLVGLLLPAVQAAREAARRMSCSNNFKQIGLAIHNYHAAYNQVPTHGTGTQPGTASNYFSPSTLGNRIRLSMLVPSLPFLEQQALWEKISNPSTERTDGAVQSPVWPAMGPTPDDIQYIPWTTEISGYRCPSDPGFGLPALGRTNYAACVGDSSWEIYFGPWNNLRTVKNNTDDARAAHRGFFKPIDVSRFGDCLDGLSNTIAMGEIITDLGDNDNRAQVTESAANSSAPGISLANIRNNPSRCQPLIDATRPRFWDPQYFMISRTLFGRGYRWADQGPLFSGCMTILSPNREICGPYNTLGTTLVATMSSHHQGGCHVLMGDGAVKFVTDSIEAGDSKAGNVWLGGTGAQAPGSASPYGLWGALGTRANREVINAEF, encoded by the coding sequence ATGTCTTTCACACGAAAGCGCTCCGGGTTCACACTCGTTGAACTCCTGGTGGTCATCGCAATCATTGGTGTCTTAGTTGGACTGCTTTTGCCGGCGGTCCAAGCGGCACGCGAAGCAGCACGGCGGATGAGCTGCAGCAACAATTTCAAGCAGATCGGGCTGGCAATCCACAACTACCATGCGGCGTACAACCAAGTGCCGACGCACGGCACGGGGACGCAGCCGGGAACCGCTTCGAACTATTTCAGCCCGTCCACGCTTGGCAACCGAATTCGCTTGAGCATGTTGGTGCCGTCGCTGCCGTTTCTCGAACAGCAGGCGTTGTGGGAGAAAATTTCCAACCCTAGCACCGAACGCACCGACGGTGCGGTCCAATCGCCTGTTTGGCCAGCGATGGGACCTACTCCGGATGACATCCAGTACATTCCCTGGACAACCGAGATCTCGGGCTATCGCTGTCCCAGCGATCCCGGGTTTGGGCTGCCTGCGTTGGGGCGGACGAACTATGCCGCCTGCGTCGGCGACTCGTCCTGGGAAATCTATTTTGGTCCTTGGAACAATCTGCGAACGGTAAAGAACAACACCGACGACGCACGGGCCGCGCACCGCGGTTTCTTCAAACCGATTGACGTGTCACGATTCGGTGATTGCTTGGATGGTCTGTCCAACACGATTGCGATGGGTGAAATCATCACGGATCTTGGGGACAATGACAATCGAGCCCAAGTGACCGAATCGGCTGCCAACAGCAGTGCTCCGGGCATTTCGTTGGCGAATATTCGCAACAATCCATCACGATGCCAGCCCTTGATCGATGCCACCCGGCCTCGTTTTTGGGACCCACAATATTTCATGATCTCGCGTACGCTATTTGGCCGCGGTTACCGCTGGGCAGACCAAGGCCCGCTGTTTTCCGGCTGCATGACGATTTTGTCTCCCAATCGCGAGATCTGTGGTCCCTACAACACTCTTGGAACCACGCTTGTCGCCACGATGTCCAGTCATCACCAAGGTGGTTGCCACGTTTTAATGGGGGACGGGGCGGTGAAATTCGTCACCGATTCGATCGAAGCCGGCGATTCCAAAGCCGGAAATGTTTGGTTAGGAGGCACGGGAGCTCAAGCGCCCGGTTCGGCAAGTCCTTATGGACTGTGGGGGGCATTGGGAACACGTGCCAACCGCGAAGTCATCAACGCCGAGTTTTAA
- a CDS encoding alpha-L-fucosidase, protein MILKNTICCLMTVFTLMHTSPAKSQEMDKMWGESIVKLRADDAERGQLFADGNYAMFIHWGIYSQLANKVDGKTYYGIGEWIMNPRMAGIPIPRYRELAKTFNPVKFDAMAIAQLAKDAGMKYIIITAKHHDGFAMYHSKANKFNIGDASPIKLDPMKELAEACQKQGLGFGFYYSHNQDWTFPGGGNGPKQDSQGNPATFDDYFQKKCLPQVKEITSEYGPIVLVWFDTPGNMPKKYVQELVDVVRENQPKALVSGRAGHNLGDYQSLGDMEVPHRNVEGLWEAVDTTNDSWGYAWYDENWKTPEEILHRLIACVARGGTYMLNIGPRGDGSVPERAAASLRSSGDWIKRHPQVVYATEASPWQHALPWGDVTVKGNRMFLSVFKWPASGQLYLPGLQTEIRSAKLLAGDDANPVEFESVGTWTRFSLPQCAPEDLVSVIELDLAGEPEADPTWGLDPEVATEILAEFASVSGATQNDKRWMEKFGEWKHVIEVTDWPTGDEETTGKASWEIDVVVPGDYQVALSYAGEGRLVWGVTVEGGQSIQNQQNASHIYQNFPIGWLNFPKAGRYTVSASCLDGNVKTGSLKSITFTPIHQ, encoded by the coding sequence ATGATCTTAAAGAACACGATTTGCTGTCTGATGACGGTATTCACACTGATGCATACTTCGCCTGCGAAATCACAAGAGATGGACAAGATGTGGGGCGAGTCGATCGTCAAACTTCGCGCCGATGATGCAGAGCGGGGGCAACTTTTTGCCGATGGCAATTACGCGATGTTCATCCACTGGGGGATCTACTCGCAATTGGCCAACAAGGTCGATGGCAAAACCTATTACGGTATCGGCGAATGGATCATGAATCCACGTATGGCGGGAATTCCGATCCCGCGATACCGCGAATTGGCGAAAACATTCAATCCGGTCAAGTTCGATGCGATGGCAATCGCTCAGCTCGCCAAGGACGCAGGAATGAAATACATCATCATCACTGCGAAGCATCATGATGGCTTTGCGATGTATCATTCCAAAGCCAACAAGTTCAACATTGGCGATGCATCGCCGATCAAATTGGACCCGATGAAAGAATTGGCCGAAGCATGCCAAAAACAGGGGCTCGGATTTGGTTTCTATTACTCGCACAACCAAGATTGGACGTTCCCCGGCGGCGGCAATGGTCCTAAGCAAGATTCTCAGGGAAACCCAGCCACCTTTGACGATTACTTTCAAAAGAAATGTTTGCCGCAAGTCAAAGAGATCACCAGCGAGTACGGCCCGATCGTATTGGTCTGGTTCGATACCCCTGGAAACATGCCCAAGAAATACGTCCAAGAATTGGTCGATGTCGTACGAGAAAATCAACCTAAGGCGTTGGTCTCTGGGCGCGCCGGTCACAACCTAGGGGATTACCAATCCTTGGGCGATATGGAAGTGCCTCACCGCAACGTCGAAGGGCTTTGGGAAGCCGTCGACACGACCAATGATTCGTGGGGCTATGCTTGGTACGACGAGAACTGGAAAACGCCCGAAGAAATCCTGCATCGGCTGATCGCATGTGTGGCTCGCGGTGGAACGTACATGTTGAACATCGGCCCACGCGGCGACGGCTCGGTTCCTGAGCGTGCGGCGGCCTCGCTGCGAAGTTCCGGCGATTGGATCAAGCGTCATCCTCAGGTGGTGTACGCGACCGAAGCCTCGCCATGGCAACATGCACTGCCGTGGGGCGACGTCACCGTGAAGGGCAACCGCATGTTTTTGTCGGTGTTCAAGTGGCCTGCGAGCGGCCAGCTGTATTTGCCTGGGTTACAAACCGAGATCCGCTCGGCCAAATTGCTCGCTGGCGATGATGCGAATCCGGTTGAATTCGAATCGGTCGGCACCTGGACTCGCTTTTCGCTCCCCCAATGTGCTCCGGAGGACCTCGTCTCGGTGATCGAACTGGATTTGGCGGGCGAGCCTGAGGCCGATCCGACCTGGGGCCTCGATCCCGAAGTCGCAACGGAGATCCTAGCCGAATTTGCCTCGGTATCCGGCGCCACCCAGAACGACAAACGCTGGATGGAAAAATTCGGCGAGTGGAAACATGTGATCGAGGTCACCGATTGGCCAACCGGCGACGAGGAAACCACCGGCAAAGCAAGCTGGGAAATCGACGTGGTCGTCCCAGGGGACTATCAAGTCGCACTGAGCTATGCCGGCGAAGGACGATTGGTTTGGGGCGTTACGGTCGAAGGTGGCCAGTCGATCCAGAACCAGCAAAATGCATCGCACATCTACCAAAATTTCCCGATCGGTTGGCTGAACTTTCCGAAGGCTGGCCGCTACACCGTCTCGGCATCGTGTCTGGACGGCAACGTGAAAACCGGAAGCTTGAAGTCAATCACGTTCACTCCGATTCACCAATAG
- a CDS encoding sulfatase gives MSGLFTGLLPVSAEAQATSERPNILWIFSEDLSPFMGCYDDPINAGHTPAIDQLAADGVLFKRAYVPAPVCSACRSAMITGVMQTTTGTHQHRSGRTTDGQIVPPDTQIHLPEGMKTIPELMRAAGYFTFNSGKDDYNFHYDRRALYSVGSKDDYKAGMNGWQGNTARHTMSITQDTWNARQDKSQPWFGQIEIKGGKANTKYTRKGEVLADDDVPLPPYFPDTPALRKSWTMHYNAARGADARVEAILDQLQADGEMENTIVFFFSDHGSNHSLRHKQFCYEGGVHVPLVIKGKHPALKAGTVRNEIITALDIPATTLAMAGVSLPDYLDGQDLFSSEYKPVEYVISARDRCDYTIDRIRTVRSDQLRYIRNFYPERPMLQAQYRDQKKDVLDLKRLHQAGQLNDYQEQHWFGVRPSEELYDMANDPHQINNLAGDPQYAEALRKHRDVLDKWIEETNDQGQYPESVIQLKATYELWKDKPVFKNADVNPEYDQFRN, from the coding sequence ATGAGCGGCCTGTTTACGGGGCTGTTACCCGTGTCCGCAGAGGCGCAAGCAACCAGCGAGCGGCCCAATATCCTTTGGATCTTCTCCGAAGACCTATCACCATTCATGGGATGCTATGACGATCCGATCAATGCGGGACATACGCCAGCGATTGATCAATTGGCCGCCGATGGAGTGTTATTCAAACGCGCGTATGTGCCGGCACCAGTTTGTTCCGCGTGCCGCTCGGCCATGATCACCGGAGTGATGCAGACGACGACCGGAACGCACCAACACCGGTCCGGACGAACCACCGATGGACAAATCGTTCCGCCGGATACTCAGATTCATCTTCCTGAAGGGATGAAGACGATCCCGGAATTGATGCGTGCAGCGGGCTACTTCACATTCAACAGCGGTAAAGACGACTACAATTTCCACTACGATCGTCGAGCCTTGTACAGCGTCGGCAGTAAAGACGATTACAAAGCCGGCATGAACGGATGGCAGGGAAACACAGCCCGCCATACAATGTCGATCACCCAAGACACTTGGAACGCTCGCCAAGACAAATCCCAACCGTGGTTCGGTCAAATCGAAATCAAGGGCGGCAAGGCGAACACGAAATACACTCGCAAAGGAGAGGTATTGGCGGACGATGATGTTCCGCTGCCACCGTATTTCCCAGACACCCCGGCGCTTCGCAAGTCGTGGACGATGCACTACAACGCCGCTCGCGGTGCGGATGCTCGGGTCGAAGCGATCCTCGATCAGTTGCAGGCTGATGGTGAAATGGAAAACACGATTGTGTTCTTCTTTTCCGATCACGGCAGCAACCATTCCCTTCGCCACAAGCAATTCTGTTACGAAGGCGGCGTCCATGTTCCGCTTGTGATCAAGGGCAAGCATCCGGCGCTGAAAGCGGGTACGGTCCGCAACGAAATCATCACGGCACTCGATATTCCGGCGACCACGTTGGCGATGGCGGGTGTTTCGCTGCCCGATTATCTTGACGGCCAGGATCTGTTTAGCAGCGAATACAAACCGGTCGAATATGTGATTTCGGCTCGTGATCGCTGCGATTACACGATCGACCGCATTCGCACGGTCCGCTCGGATCAACTGCGCTACATCCGCAATTTCTATCCCGAGCGGCCGATGTTGCAGGCGCAATATCGCGATCAAAAGAAAGACGTTCTTGATCTCAAACGGCTGCATCAAGCAGGCCAACTAAATGACTATCAAGAGCAACATTGGTTTGGCGTCCGCCCATCGGAGGAATTGTACGACATGGCCAACGATCCGCATCAGATCAATAATCTAGCCGGTGATCCTCAGTACGCCGAAGCCCTTCGCAAACACCGTGATGTTCTGGACAAGTGGATCGAAGAGACCAACGATCAAGGCCAATATCCTGAATCGGTGATCCAATTAAAGGCGACCTACGAATTGTGGAAAGACAAACCCGTATTCAAGAACGCTGACGTCAACCCTGAATACGATCAATTTCGCAACTAG